The Halogeometricum borinquense DSM 11551 DNA window CTGGAACGAGGTCCAATTACCAGTTGTCGTTTGAGAAAACCACGTGTTGCTCAGATATCGGGGGTAATCAATCGCACACGGCGATCCCTTAGTAACACATGTGTACGACTACGAAAGGTGGGTTGCTCGGATAAGTGACGCGCTGTGCGCGCGTAACAAAGATTGGGGGCACAACCCATGTCATCACTGAGACGGAAATTTCAGACAGCACTAGCATTCAGTGTTGCATTACTAATCGTCGTCGCATTCACGGTTCAACCCGTTGCAGCCAGCCACCGCAACTCAGTCGAGGTTAGCCACAAGGGTGACCGAATCGAGGTCGAGACGAATGACTTCGATATCGACCTACGGTCCGATAGGGCTGAAATCGATACGCAAGACGTCGACTACGAGTTCGAAGGTGACCGTGTCGAGATCGACAGCGACGATCTGGACGTCGAAATTGATGGCTCGAACATCGAAGTCGAGGGGCGGGAGCATAATCTCGATTTCGAACTTCGTGACGACGGTGACGACCTCGATGTCGAAAGCGACGACTTCGACATCGAGTTCAGAGACGGCAGATGGGAGGTCGAGAGCCACGACAGTGACCTCGAAATCGAGAGCCACGGTGACAGCGTGGAGATCGAAGGCGACAGCTTCGACATCGAGATCTTCAGAGGCCACGTCGAGATCGACAGCAGAGACTTCGAGATCGACATCGAATCGGATGGCGAAATAGAGATCGAGACGGACAACTTCGACGTCGAGTACGAGAATCCAACCCTCGACCTAGAGAGTGACGACCCCGACCTCGACCTCGAATTCGACGGCCAGAACGCTGACATCGAAACAGACACCCTCGACATCAAGATGGCGTTACGGTCGGAATAACCAACACATCAGAGAGGTACCAACGCGTCAGGGCGCGTCGTCACTCGTTCTTTTTAACAAGATAGAAAGGAACTCAGTTTGAATATCGGCGACTGGCGAGACGCTCGTAGTGGTCTAAGTGTATGGGAACCAGTTTCGGGAGCGACAACGTCAGTGGACAGAATGCGCGTGAACGCGTTTCCGAGCGCGTAGTAGCGGGAATTGAACGGCCGAACAACTGCGAGTGCAGCCTTGGCAAGCGGTTTCGGAACGTGTGTAGTCTTCACCCGTCCGTCGAGCGTACGAGACGCAAGCGCCGCAATCTCGTCGTACGTAAACGTCTCCGGGCCGCCCACAGCGAACTCCTCACGGTCGTCAGAGACCGCATCGGCGCACGCTGCAGCAAGGTCCGCACCGTGAATAGGGTTGATACGCGCGTTCCCGTCACCGACGAGGAATACTCGCGCCCGGCGGGCCATCTCGAAAAACTCGGTCATATCCGAGAAGTACCCGGTCGGTCGAACGACCGTCTGCGAGATTTCGGCGTCGTATAACTCATCTACGAACTGCTCTCGCGGTTCCACGAGCGATCCCCAAAGTTCCGGGGCGAACACCGAAACGAACACGAATCGCTCGACGCCTGCATCGAGCGCTAAGTCGAGAAGGGTTCGGTTCGCCCCGTAATCAACCTCCCAGTGACTCGCCTGCTGGCGAGTCACACCGAGCGACGAAAAGACCACGTCAATTCCATCGCACAAACCGTCGAGCGTGTCCGAATCCGTAGCCGTGCCGACGAAGAGGTCGTCGATGTCCGACCGCACCGCCGGTTCGAGAAACCGACCTGGTGTAGAGAGTTTTTCGACCGATTGCGGCCGCGAAAGCGCCCGCACCCAGCAGCCGCGACGTTTGAAGGCGCAAACCGCGTATCGGCCGAGATAGCCGGTTGCACCGGCGACCAACACCCGCGTCGGATTCTCCTCCAAGGTATTTTCTATATTTTGCATATAGTGAATATTGTGTCGTCAGTGTATTAACGTGCTGGTGCGAACGGTCGGGTAATGACGGAAGAGGCGTACGACGAGGCACGAACCGAAATTGCCGACGCGATGGCTCGGACGGCGGAACTGTACGGACTCAACAGAAGTTATGGGCGAGTGTACGGATTCCTCTACTTC harbors:
- a CDS encoding SDR family oxidoreductase, whose translation is MQNIENTLEENPTRVLVAGATGYLGRYAVCAFKRRGCWVRALSRPQSVEKLSTPGRFLEPAVRSDIDDLFVGTATDSDTLDGLCDGIDVVFSSLGVTRQQASHWEVDYGANRTLLDLALDAGVERFVFVSVFAPELWGSLVEPREQFVDELYDAEISQTVVRPTGYFSDMTEFFEMARRARVFLVGDGNARINPIHGADLAAACADAVSDDREEFAVGGPETFTYDEIAALASRTLDGRVKTTHVPKPLAKAALAVVRPFNSRYYALGNAFTRILSTDVVAPETGSHTLRPLRASRQSPIFKLSSFLSC